CGGCGGTAGCCACAGGTATTGTTTTTGCTTTTGCGGGAGTGATGCAGGCCTTGGTTTCTTTCATTGGTTTTTCCTTGGTCGGTATGGCTATGGGTGTTTTAGTTCGTAAAAAGACCTCTTTTTTTGAAGTGATTGGTTTCAGTGCCGGTGTTTCAATCCTCTCCAAGCTGGCCTTGATCGGTTTGGCAATCGCCATAACCGGCCTTCACCCAATCACGACGAATATCGCCATTATGGAGGAAGCGTTTGAACGGAC
This is a stretch of genomic DNA from Atribacteraceae bacterium. It encodes these proteins:
- a CDS encoding DUF2232 domain-containing protein — protein: MRSFRPSVEGAFLAALTVVLYLASIYVPILGFLLTFLCPLPVMFLVIRWNLRTGLLASAVATGIVFAFAGVMQALVSFIGFSLVGMAMGVLVRKKTSFFEVIGFSAGVSILSKLALIGLAIAITGLHPITTNIAIMEEAFERT